DNA sequence from the Cupriavidus oxalaticus genome:
AGCGTCAAGGGATCGCGCTACCTGACGCATATGCTGCGCGTCCGCGACGACAAGGCGCGCCCGGCCATGGCCAACTTCCTGGCATCCGGCGTGCTGGCGCTGGAGGAAAAGCTGGGTCCGATGCTGTGGCAGTTCCCCCCGAACTTTGCCTTCGATCCGGAGCGGATGGCGCGCTTCCTCGCCCTGCTGCCGCACAACACCCACAGCGCGCGCGAACTGGCGCGCGAACACGACAGCCGGGTCAAGCAGCCCTGGTGCGAGACGCGGCGCCGGCGCCCGATCCGGCACGCGGTGGAAATCCGGCACGACAGCTTCTGCACGCCCGAATTCCCGGCGCTGCTGCGGCGCCATCGCGTCGCGCTGGTGATCTCCGACGCCGTCGCCGACTGGCCCTACGCAGAAGACATCACCAGCAATTTCCTCTACCTGCGGCTGCATGGCAGCCAGACGCTGTACGGCGGCAGCTACTCCGACAAGGCGCTGCACCGCTGGGCCGACCGGCTGGACAGATGGGCCAGCGGCCACGAACCGGCCGATGCGCAGCGGATCTCGCCCAGGCGCCCGCGCAAGGCCGCCCACCGCGACGTCTACTGCTATTTCGACAACGACCAGAAGGTCAAGGCGCCGTTCGATGCGCAGCGCCTGATGCGCCTGCTGCAAAAGGCCTGAGCGGCCCTGGAAGGTGGCAGGCGCGCCGCCGTGTACAGCTACTCCCGCATCCTCTCTGCCATGAACGCCCGCAGCATCTCCATCGCGGGCGTCTCAGTCCGTCCCAGCAAGGTGATCAGCGCGAACT
Encoded proteins:
- a CDS encoding DUF72 domain-containing protein — its product is MIRIGISGWRYDGWRGVFYPKGLAQRRELEFASRAVDSIEINGSHYALQTLRSYRAWYEATPEDFVFSVKGSRYLTHMLRVRDDKARPAMANFLASGVLALEEKLGPMLWQFPPNFAFDPERMARFLALLPHNTHSARELAREHDSRVKQPWCETRRRRPIRHAVEIRHDSFCTPEFPALLRRHRVALVISDAVADWPYAEDITSNFLYLRLHGSQTLYGGSYSDKALHRWADRLDRWASGHEPADAQRISPRRPRKAAHRDVYCYFDNDQKVKAPFDAQRLMRLLQKA